From a single Paenibacillus sp. FSL W8-0426 genomic region:
- a CDS encoding serine hydrolase: MKLNIWRPVILFGISVILFFNFSLPAHAATKMETEATPSGIPYNRLEQEVDNYVNSHIGKSTPGAAVVVTKGNEIIFSKGYGYADIDRKTSVDPSSTVFAYGSMNKAFVWTSIMQMVEAGKMKLDQDIRTYFPKEVADQLRYDKPITMLDIMSHTAGYEQHPLSTFTLSKENLTSLEETVLSNQPRQIYDPGKVIAYSNFATALAALAVEKVSGEFFFDYEMNHILKPLGMKHSSGHPALAGHPDLLKARATGYAAKPGGGFEARERYYVPLYPAGGMEGTAEDLARFVMALNTTDSRLFERPDTARTMLSRSYTPNEAILSNAHGFWEYRAVPHVVGHSGNVKGFSGNFAVVPENQLGIVVLTNMEIEQELTSGIINLLIQEPTKEGDLTVPATELAPSEKLAGYYVQSGGTYSTYHEVINYLGLIKVQPKGEHDLILSVMGMTGELKQTSPNVFQFAKSDHSRFERLAPILYAEISDDRVMRLSKGIATDILPIKGSRSLPALIFYMVWALLSILFFLVAPLVILIRWLLRRRKRTPLTMNHFTSSFILSGTILVINVLYQLVNAMFNEDVTVEQMNLGVSINWVMTLLAIVLFGVSMVKDSNTSRSTWSKVSHAVAGVLFIGFTLILAHWNFFNFIP, from the coding sequence ATGAAATTGAACATATGGAGACCCGTTATATTGTTTGGTATTAGCGTGATTCTTTTTTTCAACTTCTCGCTTCCGGCTCATGCAGCAACGAAAATGGAAACAGAAGCTACGCCTTCCGGCATTCCCTATAACCGACTTGAGCAGGAAGTGGATAACTACGTAAATTCCCATATTGGAAAATCAACGCCTGGCGCTGCGGTTGTCGTCACCAAAGGGAATGAGATCATTTTCTCCAAGGGCTATGGATATGCCGATATCGATCGAAAAACGTCTGTGGATCCCTCTTCAACCGTTTTTGCCTACGGCTCCATGAATAAAGCGTTCGTCTGGACTTCGATCATGCAGATGGTGGAAGCAGGAAAAATGAAGCTGGATCAAGATATTCGGACCTATTTTCCTAAAGAGGTTGCAGATCAGCTGCGTTATGACAAGCCAATTACAATGCTTGATATTATGAGTCACACGGCTGGTTATGAGCAGCATCCACTCAGTACATTTACGCTGTCGAAAGAGAACCTGACTTCACTGGAAGAGACCGTACTATCCAACCAGCCGAGACAAATCTATGATCCCGGTAAAGTCATCGCCTATTCCAACTTTGCAACAGCGCTGGCTGCCTTGGCAGTGGAGAAGGTGAGCGGAGAGTTCTTCTTCGACTATGAGATGAATCATATCCTTAAACCTCTGGGGATGAAGCATAGTTCAGGACATCCTGCATTAGCGGGTCACCCGGATTTACTGAAGGCAAGAGCGACAGGTTACGCGGCGAAGCCGGGCGGCGGATTTGAAGCTAGAGAACGCTATTATGTTCCTTTATATCCTGCGGGAGGGATGGAAGGAACGGCAGAAGATTTAGCTCGTTTCGTCATGGCCCTTAATACCACGGATAGTCGATTATTCGAGCGCCCGGATACCGCACGGACGATGCTCTCCCGAAGTTATACCCCGAATGAAGCGATTCTGTCGAACGCGCACGGCTTTTGGGAATATCGGGCAGTGCCGCACGTTGTCGGACATAGCGGGAATGTTAAGGGTTTCTCCGGCAACTTTGCAGTTGTTCCCGAAAATCAGCTCGGCATCGTGGTCTTAACCAACATGGAGATCGAGCAGGAGCTTACGTCTGGGATTATTAATCTGCTGATTCAAGAACCAACCAAAGAAGGGGATCTAACCGTACCCGCTACCGAGTTGGCCCCATCCGAGAAACTGGCCGGATATTATGTACAGTCAGGGGGCACTTATTCTACTTATCATGAGGTTATTAACTACCTTGGATTAATTAAGGTGCAGCCAAAAGGGGAGCACGATCTTATTTTAAGCGTTATGGGAATGACGGGAGAACTCAAACAAACAAGTCCGAATGTATTTCAATTTGCCAAGTCGGACCATTCAAGATTTGAAAGATTGGCACCGATTCTGTATGCTGAAATTTCCGATGATCGTGTAATGCGATTGAGCAAAGGGATTGCCACGGATATTTTGCCGATCAAGGGAAGTCGGTCGCTTCCCGCTCTGATTTTCTATATGGTCTGGGCTCTTCTATCGATCCTATTTTTTCTGGTGGCTCCATTGGTCATACTGATTCGGTGGCTCCTGCGTAGAAGAAAGAGGACTCCGCTAACAATGAACCATTTTACGTCTTCCTTTATCTTGTCCGGGACCATTTTGGTTATTAACGTCCTGTATCAGCTGGTAAACGCAATGTTTAATGAAGACGTAACGGTGGAGCAAATGAACTTGGGGGTATCGATCAATTGGGTTATGACCTTGCTTGCCATCGTACTGTTTGGGGTCTCCATGGTAAAGGACAGTAATACTTCGAGATCGACATGGAGCAAAGTATCTCACGCTGTCGCGGGAGTTCTGTTTATCGGCTTCACTTTAATACTAGCCCATTGGAACTTTTTTAATTTTATCCCGTGA
- a CDS encoding MerR family transcriptional regulator yields MNRWTTGQVSKQRNISVRTLRYYDQIGLLTPSYKEDNGRRFYSEEDLFTLEKITLLKSLSLPLDDIQKVIDKLSFRHILIAHHNHLQEQLTSLQSSIANTTSLINMIDLEGTLSWDRVSHLVHDVQPISKQWIDYFNDDESAFLQNALPHLNRNDQTTQQYASLLRRIEWCIQQSIPPKSEEGYNIACELMKLSHETFNGDEKLMEKFWEVRKLPTAESGLYPVSDEVLNFVEISIAHAVEKGEEQK; encoded by the coding sequence ATGAATAGATGGACAACAGGACAAGTATCCAAGCAGAGGAACATTTCTGTTCGAACCCTGCGTTATTATGATCAGATTGGTCTTCTTACACCGAGTTATAAGGAAGATAACGGCCGCCGTTTTTATTCGGAGGAAGACTTATTCACGCTCGAAAAGATAACGTTGCTTAAATCACTATCACTACCGCTCGATGACATTCAGAAAGTAATAGATAAGCTATCTTTTCGTCATATTCTCATCGCTCACCATAATCATCTTCAGGAGCAGCTCACTTCTCTTCAGAGCAGTATTGCAAATACTACGTCTTTGATCAACATGATTGATCTAGAAGGTACCCTCTCCTGGGATCGGGTTTCTCATCTGGTCCATGACGTACAACCCATTTCCAAACAGTGGATCGATTACTTCAACGATGACGAAAGTGCATTTCTACAAAATGCTCTGCCCCATCTCAACCGTAACGACCAGACCACTCAGCAATATGCCTCTTTGCTGCGCCGAATTGAGTGGTGTATACAGCAATCTATTCCACCTAAATCTGAGGAAGGTTATAACATTGCCTGCGAGTTAATGAAGCTGTCACACGAAACCTTTAATGGAGACGAGAAATTGATGGAGAAGTTTTGGGAAGTGAGAAAGCTCCCTACAGCAGAGTCAGGACTATACCCCGTATCCGACGAAGTGCTGAACTTTGTGGAGATAAGCATTGCTCACGCTGTAGAAAAGGGAGAAGAACAGAAATAG
- a CDS encoding type II CAAX endopeptidase family protein — MTGTEMWKKMDHWTWREFTALLALEFVFVIFVVKYPVQSMYERWLGNTLYSGTLTGLTIAIVLWLGLYFIALRPKKMSWTEVGVKGFPAKDWWRIALWILILIISSVATLYLTSFLGNTMDNSKTESLKQHVTICTMIIGIVSAGIVSPYYEEIFYRGFIYRWLRTRVSMRWAIVISSLIFTFAHFPTMNAMPVNFISGVVFAWTYERTGSVVPAMIVHGVFNTIAVLLTAMS; from the coding sequence ATGACTGGTACGGAAATGTGGAAGAAGATGGATCATTGGACATGGCGTGAGTTTACTGCTTTGCTTGCGCTTGAATTTGTATTCGTTATATTCGTTGTCAAATATCCAGTACAGTCCATGTATGAGCGATGGTTGGGGAATACGCTTTACTCAGGAACTCTTACAGGGCTTACGATCGCGATTGTACTTTGGTTAGGATTATATTTTATAGCTTTACGACCCAAGAAAATGTCCTGGACAGAGGTAGGCGTAAAGGGATTTCCTGCGAAAGACTGGTGGCGGATTGCGTTATGGATACTCATTCTCATCATATCCAGTGTGGCGACGCTCTATCTCACGAGTTTTCTTGGGAATACGATGGACAACAGCAAAACAGAGAGTCTAAAGCAACATGTCACTATATGTACTATGATTATTGGTATTGTGTCGGCAGGAATCGTGTCACCCTATTATGAGGAGATATTTTACCGTGGATTTATATATCGTTGGCTGCGGACTCGTGTTAGTATGAGATGGGCGATTGTGATTAGTTCGCTAATCTTTACGTTTGCCCATTTTCCCACTATGAATGCCATGCCCGTCAATTTTATCAGTGGAGTTGTATTTGCATGGACCTATGAACGTACGGGATCGGTCGTGCCTGCTATGATCGTACACGGTGTGTTTAATACCATTGCCGTGTTGTTAACAGCGATGAGTTAA